The DNA sequence TGGCGATCAGAAATGGACGGAAAGGAAAAACAGCTAGTGGGGAGTTGGCGTCGTAAGCATTAGGGGGCGCTTGGCAAACGACAGTGTCTTTCCGTTGGCGGCAGCGTTGGATGCGATCGGGTTGAGCATCAGGGAGCTTGTTCGTGCTGCAAAGGGCAACGGTCGACAGCGCCTGCCCTCAAAAATAGCGCGCGGATCAGTTGTTGCCCCGTTGACGACAGTTGAAACGAGAAGGTGGCTCTTGCCCTCTGGGCAGGGGCTGCTTTTTTATCAACCCCTGTAGCGGGAAGCCGGTTTCTATGTTAAAATATTCTGCATCATCAACCAAAGGGGGAGAGGGAACATGGCACAGCCGCTTGATCTCGGCCGCCGCATTTCACTCATCGATTTGTATGATTTTCGCATGCCGCGGCGCACCGGTACATACGTGCTTCACGAAGAGAACTTGGCGATCGTGGAAACAGGGCCAAGTCCGTCGGTGCCGCATTTGCTTGCTGGGTTGAAAGCGCTTTATATTGATCCGTCTGATATTCGCTATATCATCGTTACCCATATTCATTTGGACCACGCCGGCGGTGTAGGGCTACTTCTTCAGCATTGCCCGAATGCGATGGTTGTCGTCCATCCGAAAGGGAAGCGGCATTTGGCTGATCCATCGCGCCTCATCGCCGGGGCGAAGGCGGTCGGTGTACGGCGCGCAGTTTGAGTCGCTCTTTGATCCGATTCTTCCGGTGCCAGAAGAGCGATTGATTGTGAAAGAGGACGGGGAAACGTTGGCGTTGAGTGTGGAGCGGACGCTCACGTTCTATGATACGCCGGGGCATGCGAACCATCATGTTTCCATTTATGATTCGTACAGCCGCGGCGTGTTCACCGGCGATACGATCGGCGTTTTTTACCCGCAGCTGCAAGAAGCGGGGCTTACGTTTTGCCTGCCTTCAACATCTCCGAACCAATTTGACCCTGAAGCGATGGAGCGGTCGGCTGAGCGGCTCGAGAAGTTGAATCCGTCGCGCATCTATTTTGGTCATTTTGGCATGCTCGATGACCCGCAGGAGGCGTTCCGCCAGCTTCGCGTTTGGCTGCCGAAGTTCGTGGCGGCAGGAAAAGAAGCGATCGAGCGAAATCCGGAAGCATCGCCCGCAGAGCAGGCGAAAGTCGCTGCACAACGGTTGCGCCGCGATGTAGAAGCGTTTTTGAACGAATATGGCGTCCCGTCTTCGTCGCCGGTGTATGCGGCGATCGAGCTGGATTTGCAAGTGTGCGCGATGGGGTTGATCGATTACTGGCATAAGCGGCGGTGATAGGGGTGAATGAACGGTGTCCCAAGCATAAAAGGGACACCTTTTCTTTGTTAATACGTATAACGATGATGATGACGAATCCGTCTGCTTGGTTTCATGCCATGAGGCCGGTTTTTCTCCTTCCAAACGGTGCGTTTTGCGGTTCAAGACAGGCGTTGGTTGGCGGCGAAACGCACGGCTTCAGGCGCGCCGTTTCGTGAACGGGAGATGGATATGGTAGAGTGGGAGTGCAGAATCCCAATCTTCGTTCTCAACCACGACGCCATAAGGAGGTGGGGACGCGAAGCAAGAGAAACCGTTTCTGTATCGCATTGGCATTGACCTCATCATCGCCTCGTTCGTCGTTTGGGTGGCGGTGCCGATCGCGCCGTTTCTGCCGTTTTCAGCCGCTGTCAAGGCAACGATTGTCGCCACGGTCATTGCGGCGGCGGAAGTCATGTTTTGGCTTGGGGTGCTGCTGGCTGGAAAAGAAGCAGCGAGGAAGCTGAAAGCGTATTGGAATCCGAAGCATTGGCGCATAAATCGGCAACGGTTGGATCAAACCAATGATGTTAAGCAAAAAGAGGAACGGTTGGAAGAAAGCCAATAAAGAGATGAGGTGGTGGCATGAGACGGAGAGCTGTTTCGTTTCTCATCGTTGTTGCCGCTCTGTCCGGAGCGCTTTGGCTTGGCGGCCTGGCATTGGCGGTGCAAGACCAGTTTTTTTCGGTCGCCAAGCCGCCGACGAAAGAACAACGGCCGCCGACGGCTGAAACAAGGCAACATGACGAGAAAATGGATATTGTTGCTCTTGGCGATTCGTTGACGAGAGGAACGGGCGATGAAAGCGGAAAAGGGTATGTCGGCTATATGGTCGATGAGCTTCGCCGGAAAACGGACAAACCGATCCGTGTGACGAACTTGGCCATCCGCGGCCTTCGCTCTGACGGACTGCTTCGCCAGCTTGGCCAGCCTGAGATTCAGCGGCAAGTCGCCATGGCGGATCTTATTGTGATGACCATCGGCGGCAACGACTTGTTTCAAGGCGGGGAAGCGTTGAAACTGGATCGAAAGCAGCTGAATGAGGCGAAACGGCGATATGTAGCCAACCTAGACCGCATTTTCGCCGCGCTGCGCCGCTTCAACAGCGAAGCGGTCATTTTTGCGATCGGTTTGTACAACCCGTTTGGCGATTTAGACGATGCCAAACGGACGTCGGCGGTTGTGCGCGATTGGAATTTTGCATCAGCGGAAGTGGCGGCCCGCTATCCGAACATCGTCGCGGTGCCGACGTTTGATTTGTTTGCCCTCCATGTCAACGACTATTTGTACAGCGACCATTTTCATCCAAACGCGGCAGGCTACAAGCGGATTGGAGAGCGCGTCGCCTCGCTCATCACGTTGACGGAGGAGGGTGAGCAATGACCAAACAGGTGACGTTAGCGGTCAAAGAGCTGCGGAAAACGATTCGCGGCAAGGAAATTATTAAAGGCATTTCGTTTGAGTTGCATGAGGGGGAAGTATTCGGTTTTTTAGGGCCGAACGGCGCGGGAAAAACGACAACGATCCGCATGCTCGTCGGGCTCATTCGGCCGACGTCGGGGACGGTGGCGATTTGCGGGTATGATCTTCACCGCCAGTTTACCGACGCGATCCGCCAGATCGGCTGCATCGTCGAAAACCCAGAAATGTATCCGTATTTAACAGGATGGGAAAACCTTGAACATTTCGCCCGCATGATACCGGGAATTGGTGCAGATCGGATCATGGAAGTGGCGAAGCTCGTCGGCCTTGAACAGCGCATCCATGACCGAGTGGGCACGTATTCGCTCGGCATGCGGCAGCGGCTCGGCATCGCTCAGGCGCTGCTTGGAAAGCCGAAGGTGCTCATTTTGGACGAGCCGACCAACGGCCTTGACCCGGCCGGCATTCGCGAAATGCGCGCCTTCATCCGCTTTTTGGCGGAAACGGAAGGGTTGAGCGTCCTTGTTTCATCGCATTTGTTAAGTGAAATTCAATTAATGTGCGACCGCGTCGCCATTATGGCGAAAGGACGGCTCTTGGCCGTGGACACGGTTGAGCGGCTGTTAAACCAACAGGCGCGCGTCGTCTGGAAAGCCGCTCCAACGGATCGGGCGCGGGCGCTGTTAGCGGCGGAAACCGAGGTGTTGCGCGCCGATGAAGAGACGATCGTCACGCCATATGAGCCGTCGAGACTAGCCGCTTGGAACGCCAAGCTTGTCCAAGCCGGCGTCTCGGTTTCGGAAATTGAACCGCGGCTGCCGACGCTCGAGGACTTGTTTATCGAGCTGACAGGGGGCGAAACGATTGAGTAAGCTCGTGTATAATGAAATGTTGAAAATCGTCCGCAAAAAGCGGCTATGGGTGATCGCCGCCATCATTGTGGTGCTCGTCGCCTTGTTTACATACGCCCAATACCGCGAGACGGAAGAGTTGAGAAAACGGCTTGGCACGACCGACTGGCGGACGCAGCTGCAGCAGCAAATCGTCGATTTGCAAAACCGCTTGCAGTCGCCGAGCATGTCTGAGGAATGGCAGAAATACTTGCAAATCCGCCTCAAGCAGCAGCAGTACTACTTAGAGCACAACATTAATCCGTCCGCCCCTGGAGCGCCGACGTTTATGCGCACGTTTATCGAAAACGCCATCGACTTGTTTTTGCCGCTTTTAGTGATGGTGGTTGCGGCCGATTTAGTGTCGTCCGAGGCAAGCGCTGGAACGATCAAGCTGCTTCTCGTTCGGCCGGTGAAGCGGTGGAAAATTTTGTTGAGCAAATATATCGCGTTGCTCCTGTCGGTGTCGCTCATTATGCTGATGGCGGCGGTGCTGTCGTATGCCATCTCCGGACTCGTGTTTGGATATGGCGGCTTCCGTCTGCCGCTATTGACCGGATTTGTCCAGCAAGGAGAGGATCTCAATACAGCGAATGTCCACATGATTCCGCAATGGAAATACATTTTGATCGAGCTCGGGCTGGCAGCGTTTGTGAGCGTTGTCGTCGGCACACTGACGTTTATGTTTTCCGTGCTGCTTAGGAGCACGGCGGCGGTGATGGGCATCATGCTGGCAGCATTGATTTCTGGCGCGATTTTGTCGAACATGGTGTCGTCGTGGCATTCGGCAAAATATTTGTTTATGGTCAATTTGCGGCTGACGGATTACATAAAAGGAGCGGCTCCGCCGATTGAGGGGATGACGCTTGGCTTTTCGATGGCCGTGCTGGCTGTCTGGGGGCTTGCAGGGCTTCTTGTCGCTTTTTTTGTCTTTATGCGGCGAGATGTCTATTGAAAACGGCAGAGCGGCGAAAACCTGAGGGGGTGTTCCCTCGGGTTTTTTAGTGAAAGGGGATGAAATGCCTATCTATTCGGCTGCTTGTCGTGAACGCCGGCGAGTCCAAGCGCGTGATGGCCCCGCAGCAACTGTATAGATGCAATTTAAAGCTTTAACATTTTTCGTCTTTGCCGGTCATTGCATCCGACTGTCGAGTGACCGAACAACGCTGCTTAAAGACCCATGAATGGGTCTGTGAAGCGAGTCGTTGTTCGGTCTTCCGTCACGCTAAGGCGTGACGGAGGCAAGCCACACGCTTGCCTTCGACAGTCGAAAATGGGCAAACCACTTTTCTGTCAAGGATATGTTAAACTTCTTTGTTGCATCTATATGCTCCACGGCCGGCCATTGCTGTTCATCGCAACGGATGAGAAGCACGATCCCATTCGGTATGGAAGAGATCGGCGCATCTTCGCGGTCGGCGAGCAAATACAGCTTGTTCATGTCGACTGAGCCGCGGTAGCTGTCCCAAATGCTGTACATGTAGATGGCCACATAAAACATGAGCCATCGTTCGTCAAGAACGGCTTTTGCCTTTTCAAAATCGCCAAGCAGCGAGTATAATATACCTGTATTGATATGGGCTTTTGTGTTGATAAACAGCTCCCAGAGGATTAACATAAAGGCCGTGGCGTAGCGTTGCTGCATCAAATTGCCGAAACCCGGAAACGAAAAGGAAAAAAAGGCGACGACAAGCGGATGACGCAAATGGAAATGGGTGGTTGTCAATTGCGACAAATGCGCCCGTTTGCGCCGCGCCGGCGGAATGAGTTTCACAAAGCGCCCCCTTTCCTTTACACGGTTGCTGTGTTTTTAGTAGTAGAAAAAAAGGAGCGGCAGCTATGCAGGTCGTTTCAGAAAAAAGATCAATTTTCATCCGTTATGGCGAAAAAAAGATAAAAAAACTATTGACTTTCCTTTGAGGTTCATATAGAATATGAATTGTCGCAAGGTAAACCAGCATATGTCGGGAAGTAGCTCAGCTTGGTAGAGCACACGGTTCGGGTCCGTGAGGTCGCAGGTTCAAATCCTGTCTTCCCGACCATTATAGACATGGGGCCTTAGCTCAGCTGGGAGAGCGCCTGCCCCGCACGCAGGAGGTCATCGGTTCGAATCCGATAGGCTCCATTTTCATACGGAGGAATACCCAAGTCTGGCTGAAGGGGGCGGTTTCGAAAACCGCTAGGGGTGTCACAGCCCGCGGGGGTTCGAATCCCTCTTCCTCCATTTCTAATATCCATCCTGTCAAATTGTAAATCATGAACCCCTTGATACGACTGCGTTGGCAGTCGTTTTTTCATTTTTTCGGAATCCTTTTGACTTTTCTTCAAATCTTTTAACATGTTCAGCGTCTTATCATCAATCGTAATCGTTCGTTTCGAATCGAAAACACCGTCTCGATGGCATCTTTTTTTTTGAATTTATGTATATACTATGTATATACGAAATGAAAGGAGAGAGGTATAGTGGAATTAAACAAACAGAAAGGAGTGTCAATCATGACAATAACAGTTCAAAAATGGGGAAACAGCCTTGCGGTTCGTATCCCAAGCGTGATTGCTGAACGTTTAGCGCTTCATCAAGGATCAGAAGTGGAGGTGATCGTTGAGAACCAAGCGATCAAGTTGATCCCGAAAAAGAAAAAGCCGACATTGGAGGAACTTTTGGCTAAAATCACGCCGGAAAATCGCCATGCTGAAATTGATTTTGGAACAGAAGGGAATGAATTGTTCTGATGCAAGCGCCGGATCGTGGGGATCTTGTTTACGTCAATTTCAATCCACAAGCAGGGCATGAGCAGGCAGGAAAAAGGCCCGGCATCGTTCTATCACCAAAGCGGTTCAATCAATTGACAGGGTTTGCGGTGCTTTGCCCGATCACCCAGCAACAAAAAGGATATCCATTTGAAGTGGAATTGCCATCAGGCTTGGCCGTTGAAGGCGTGATTTTAACCGATCAGGTCAAAAGTTTAGATTGGCGCGCCCGACAGCTTCAAATAGTAGGACGGGCGCCCAATGAAGTTGTTTCGGATTGCTTGGATCTGATTCATACTTTTCTTTCGTGAAAGGCCATTTATATTGGCCTTTTGTTCACTTTTAGCATACTTTTTGCGTACATTTTTGCCCTTCACGCTCCTTGAGGCGGGAGACTTCCTTCGGATGTTTTGTTAAAAAGGCAGAATCGAGCAACGAAAAGAAGGCGGATCGTCCCGCTTTTTTGCATGGATTGACACACTGGAGATTATTTTGCACAAATGCTGTTTTTCAGCCGCCACAACCGCGGCGAGGAAACGGAGCTAAACGTGACCGCCCGCGAAAAACTCCGCCTTCTTCTTTATGCCGGCGAGCCGGTGAACGAACCGGTCGTCGCCTACGGGCCGTTCGTCATGAACACGCCGGAACAAATCCGCGAGGCGATTCGCGATTACCAGGAAGGGCGGTTTGGGCGATAATGGAAGGGAAAGAGCCGATTCGTTGTATGGCTCTTTCTTTTTTGTTATCATGTTCACAAAAAGAAGCCGTTGGGTTGTTCAAGGAGGACATAGTCATGAACCAAGTCATCGAAACGATTCTCCAGCACCGTTCGATCCGCCGGTTTGAAGACAGGCCGCTCACGGATGAACAAATCCGCACGATCGTCGAATGCGCCCAGGCGGCATCCACTTCAAGCTATGTTCAAGCGTACTCGATCATCGGGGTGAAAGATCCGGAGAAAAAACGGAAGCTCGCCGAGTTGGCGGGAAATCAATCCTATGTCGAGCATAACGGCCATTTCTTTGTCTTTTGCGCTGATTTTCACCGCCATGAGCTCATTGGCGAGCTAGAAGGAAAAGACGTGCTTCCATCGCTTGAGAGTACGGAAAAGTTTATGGTTGCGCTGATTGACACGGCGCTTGCGGCGCAAAACGCCGCCATTGCCGCGGAGTCGATGGGGCTTGGCATCTGCTACATTGGCGGGCTGCGCAACAACTTGCCGGAAGTATGTGCGCTGCTAAATGTGCCGAAGCGGGTCATTCCGCTGTTTGGGCTTGCCGTCGGCTATCCTGCACAAACGCCGGATCAAAAGCCGCGGTTGCCGTTTGAACACGTTTATCATGAGGACGAATACAACCAAGACCGCGCCCGATTCCTCGAACAATTGCAACGCTACAACGAAACGGTTTCGGCGTATTATGAGCAGCGGACAAACGGCCGCCGCCGCGACACATGGACCGGGCAGATGGCCGATATGCTCAGCCGCCAAGTCCGGATGTACATGAAGGAGTTTGTGGAAGGGAAAGGGTTCAATTTACGGTAGCCTCGCTGCAGGCGGGAGCCCCCAGCTCCCATTCCCGAAGTCCAAGAGGTTCGTAAGAAAGGAGAGAACGAGAGTGGACAAAATCCGGCAACTGGCGCAATGGATCAAAGAGGCGAATACAATCGCCGTCCTGACCGGGGCCGGGATGAGCACGGAGTCTGGCATTCCTGATTTTCGCAGCGAAAACGGCCTTTACGCCCAAGAGGACCATGTCGAATATTATTTGTCAGAGCATTATTACAAAAAAGATCCGATTGATTTTTGGCGTCGATTCAAGCGGATGTTTTCATTAAAAATGATGGGCGGCTTTGCCCCGAATGACGGGCATCGGTTTCTCTGCTGGCTTGAGGAGATGGGCAAGACGGTGACGATTTTGACGCAAAATATTGACGGGCTGCATACGAAAGCAGGAAGCACGAATGTCATTGAGCTGCACGGCACGCTGCAGACGGCGACATGCCCGTCATGCGGCAACAAGTATGATCTGTCGTTTATCAACCGTCACGAGGTGCCGCGCTGTGAAAAGTGCCAGACGATTGTCAAACCGGATGTCGTTTTGTTTGGCGGGCTCGTGCCGCGCATGGAAGAAGCGTTTGCTGCGGCGGCCGCCAGCGACTTGCTTCTGGCGATGGGAACAAGTTTGGAAGTGGCGCCCGCGAATCAAATCCCGTTTTATGTCGCCGCCGAATCGCCGGCAACAAGGAAAGTATTGATCAACAAAACAGCGACAAGAATGGACGGGATGTTTGACCTTGTCATTTATGGCGGAATCGGGGAAACGGTCGCTAGCGTGCGCAAGCAAATACAGGCGGAATAGATCGATAGATTCCATGACACGAAAGAAATGCCGATCGTCGCATCGATGGCGGCGGTCGGGCTGCTTGGCGTCTTGATGGAGCGGCTCGTGTTTTATCCGCTTCGCGACGCATCGCCGCTCCATGACAAAATTGCGGCGATTGGCATTTTGTTGTTTTTGGAGGCATTCGCCCAGTTCGTCTGGGGGCGGACTATCAGACGATGCCGACTCCGTATGGCGATGTCGTCACGTTGTTCGGATTCACATTGACCATTCAACGCATCCTCATCATCGCATCCGCTGTCATCATCATGATCTTGTTTACCTCTTCTTGAAAAAGACGTTCATCGGGTCTTCCATCATCGCGATGGCGCAAAACCGCGAAGGGGCGAATTTGGGCGGCATTAACACGAATAAAGTCGCCATGCTGACGTTTTTCCTTTCCGGCAGTTTGGCAGCGCTCGCCGCGTCGCTCGCTTCGCCGATCAACCTTGTGTTTCCCGGCATGGGGCATCTCGTCATCTTGAAAGCGTTTGGCATCATCATTCTCGGCGGCATGGGAAGCATTCCCGCGCCATTGTCGGCGGCTATATTTTGGGATTCAGCGAAAGCTTGGGAGCGACGTATGTGTCGAACGACTACAAAGACATTATCGCTTTTGCCATCCTCGTCATCATTTTAACGGTCAAACCGAACGGACTGTTTGCCAAGGAGGGACATTGATGGCTGTATTCGCCAACCGGCGCTTATGGATCGCCGTTCTTGCGGCGCCGGCTGACATCGTTCGCATTATGACGTTTTTTGATTCGTTAATGATAGAATTGCCGCCTGGAAGCACTGTTTCGGGTTGATCAATTCTTATTGTGTACTTATTATCATAAAAAACTATGTTCTAAATAATCAAATAAACAAATAGAAAAATTTTCAATAATGAAATAAAATAAAACTGCCCTGCCACATGATGAATCTAATCACAGGAGAGGAGAGACCGACCATGCGGGAAATGGCCCTCGGCCTTGCCGCCTCGTTCTTTTTTGCCGTTACGTTCATATTGAACCGGTCTATGGAACTAGCTGGCGGGAGTTGGACATGGAGCTCGTCACTTCGTTTTTTCTTTATGGTTCCGCTGTTGTTTGTCATTCTTCTTGCCCGCCGCAATCTCGGTCCGGTTTGGCGCGACATGAAGCGCCATCCATGGACATGGATCGTCTGGGAGACGGTCGGTTTCGGCTGTTTCGAAGGCCCAGCCTTCGTATCGGGTGGAGGGAGAGCGGTGAAAACGAGCATCTATATAGATGCAACGAAGAAGTTTAACATATCCTTGACGGAAAAGCGGTTTGTCCATTTTCGACTGTCGAAGGCAAGCCTATGGCTTGCCCCGTCACGCCAAGGCGTGACGGAAGACCGAACAACCACCTGCTTCACAGATCCATATATGGGTCTGTGAAGCGGCGTTGTTCGGTCGCCTGACAGTCGATAAAAGCTGCAAATGGTAAATCTTCAAATTGCATCTATATACGCGCTGCTGGCCTGCCATGCGGCTGTGATTTATCTCTGGATTAGCGACTGGGACGTGCTTATGACGCCCGTGGGTCTTGTCGTATGGGGCGGAGGGGTTGCTGTCAGCCTCACCATCCTTCACTTTCGCCCCCGTATTCATCCCAGTTTGCCGCCTGCTTCCTTCAGATTCTGCGTCGCCGCAGACACCCTTGCGTTAAGCTAACTGCTACTTCTGCCTTCGCAGTTCGGGACTTTCACCCTATAGACTGCACCCGTGCCGGGCGCACACGATGACGGCGGCGTCGATGCTTGCCGCCGTCTGTTCATTGATCATCGAATGGGCGGTGCGCTCGATGCCGTAGGAACACTTGGTTAGTCGTTGCGGCCGTCAGCGGCCCGGAAGGCTTCTGGAGCGATCCGGCGGCCAACCGCATACATGATCGGTGCGCCGATCGCCATGACAACAAACTCGCCAATGGCCGTCGTCAGCCATGTGAGCCAAAACGGAAAGCCGAGCGCGAGCTTTAGTTCAAAGGCGATGATGGCCATGGTCACGGTAAACGACAACGTATTGATCGCCATACGCGCCCAAATGTTCTCGACATAACGCATAGAAACAATCGTGATGAGAAGCGCCAGCACCGACTGGCCGACGCCGAATACAAGATCATACGCGACAATCGGCGAGAAAAACAAATTGGCCAAAAAGACGCCGAGCACGATGCCCACGGCGTATGTTCGGCGGAATACGACTAGGTGGTTTAACATTTCTGAGACGCGAAACTGAATGTTCGTAAAGCCAAACGGCTGGATGAACGCCGTCACGGCGATATACACGGCGGCGATCAAACCGTTTGTCGCCATCGTTCGAACGTTCATGGTATTCTCTCCTCTCGTGCATGATGATATGATTGTAGCATACCACTCTCGTGAACGAAAGGAGCGGGATCCATGGCTGCAAAGAAACAAGCAGCAGACCGATACGGTTCCGTCTGGGAGGTCGCAATTACGGCGCTTCGCCTCGGCTTGACGTCATTTGGCGGACCGGTCGCATAGGTTGTAATAAAGAATTTCCGACCTCCATGTCCCGTCTTTACTTTATCACCTAACAAGCTGGCACGGTGACAAGAAGAGCGAACAATGCCATGTAAAACAAAATTGCAACTTATATAGATCGATCAACAGCAGCGCCAGCCAAGAGAAACGCTATGAGAAAATGGATGGTCACAATAGCAGGCGGGAGGTCAAACCAGACAACAAGGGGCCGAGTGCGATCTGCGCCGCAAGCAATCCAGCCGCCGCCGACCATCGTGGCGAGCACGATGGCGTCGATCGTCAACCTCGTTAGGACTGGCCAAGTTGGTTTAGTTTTCCGTGATCCGCTCATACTAACAACAGCATGATCGACTTGAAAGGAAGTGGATCAAAGTGAAACAGGCATGGCGCATTTATATGAGCGATTTGAAACATCTCACGACCAACTGGGCCGCATCCATATTGGCTCTCGGTCTGATCGTTCTTCCATCGCTTTACGCTTGGATCAATGTAGAGGCTTCGATTGACCCTTATGCCCATACAGAGGATTTACCGGTCGGCGTCGTGAACGAAGACCGAGGGGCGGAGCTCGCCGGTCACCGGTTTCACGCCGGCGATGAGATCGTCAAGACCTTAAAAAACAACCACCAGTTGGGATGGCGATTTGTCACGCGGAAAAAAGGAATGGAAGGCGTTCGGAGGGGAGACTACTTTGCGACGATCGTCATTCCGGCTGATTTCTCGGCTAAATTAGCCACTGTAGTGCAGAAACGTCCGAAAAGGGCGGTTATTTACTATTATGAAAACGACAAACGGAACGCCATCGCTCCCAAAATCACGGAGCGCGGAGCAAGTACATTGTCAGCGCGAGTCAGCGATGAGTTTGTGAGGGTGGTCAATACCGCATTGTTTTCCTTGTTCCACCAAGCGGGAGTGACGCTCGAACAGCAGCTTCCTACCATTCGCCGCGTTGAAGCGTTCGTGTTTCGTTTGGAAAACGAATTGCCAACGATTCAACGACAATTGAAAGCCCTAGATCGCGATGTGGGAGAGGCAAGATCACTAGTTCGTACAGGCCGCGAGCTTCTGCCGGCTGCCAAAACAACGGTGCGGCGCGGTTTAGAATGGACAGGCCGCGTTGAGAAGTTGTTCATGCAAGTCAATGCTTCATCGCACTTATGGGAAAAGCCGGTGGAAATGGCGGTTCATGCGCTCTATTCCTTTGCAGAGCAGACGCCACAGTCCCTCGATACACCGGAAAAGCAAGCGCGTTGGGCGGCTCTCATCCAACAGGCGGCAACAGACGCGAGCCCATTGGTTCAGCAATTGCGCCGAACGTTGAGAACATGGGAGGGGACGATTGATTCCTCTTCGCTTCAACCTGTGCAACGCACAGTCAGCCGTATCGAGCAGACGCTAGCGTCTATTCAAGAAACAGCGGCGCTAGTGAAACAACATCCAACAGGCGTCGAAGGGAAGATCACTCACCTGCGTGAACAAATGGCCTTATTGGACGCACAGGCGCAGCAACTTGATCAAGCATATCGCCAACGGCTGCTACCTATGCTGCGGGCAAAATGGAATCAAACAGGGGAACAGGTGCGCCAAGCGAAACAAACGCTTCTTCGCATGGATCAAGCGTTACATGAGGCAGAGCAATGGTTGTCAAACACAGATCGTGATTTAGCGGCCGCGCAACAAGCGCTAAAGACCGCACAGGCTCAATATCCATTTCTCTCCCGCCAGGTCCGCGAGCTGGCCGCCTTCCTATCGAAAATCAAAAGAGAAACCGACATCGACGAACTGATTCGCTTGTTGAAACAAGATCCACAGGCGAAAGGGGCGTTTTTTGCTCACCCGGTTGACGTCAAA is a window from the Geobacillus stearothermophilus ATCC 12980 genome containing:
- a CDS encoding YhgE/Pip domain-containing protein; translation: MKQAWRIYMSDLKHLTTNWAASILALGLIVLPSLYAWINVEASIDPYAHTEDLPVGVVNEDRGAELAGHRFHAGDEIVKTLKNNHQLGWRFVTRKKGMEGVRRGDYFATIVIPADFSAKLATVVQKRPKRAVIYYYENDKRNAIAPKITERGASTLSARVSDEFVRVVNTALFSLFHQAGVTLEQQLPTIRRVEAFVFRLENELPTIQRQLKALDRDVGEARSLVRTGRELLPAAKTTVRRGLEWTGRVEKLFMQVNASSHLWEKPVEMAVHALYSFAEQTPQSLDTPEKQARWAALIQQAATDASPLVQQLRRTLRTWEGTIDSSSLQPVQRTVSRIEQTLASIQETAALVKQHPTGVEGKITHLREQMALLDAQAQQLDQAYRQRLLPMLRAKWNQTGEQVRQAKQTLLRMDQALHEAEQWLSNTDRDLAAAQQALKTAQAQYPFLSRQVRELAAFLSKIKRETDIDELIRLLKQDPQAKGAFFAHPVDVKTFRLFPLPNYGSGMNPFYTVLAIWVGCLLLVSVLSTDPSSFSEANEREQYVGRLLTFWTLNALQAMVVTAGAAFILPNIFVREPGWFMTFGLLCSFVFMAVVFSLVSLFGNVGKAMAIVLLVLQIAGAGGTYPIELIPPFFQQLNPWLPFTYAIDIMREAVGGIVWENVEHDVKRLLLFAVAALLAGLVLKGPLSTWMRVLKEKAVQSGLFH